A part of Saccharomonospora amisosensis genomic DNA contains:
- a CDS encoding citrate synthase yields the protein MSDATAGQAGGEKAVLRLPSGEHELNVVRAVEGAPGIELGKLLAQTGYITYDPGFVNTGAASSAITYIDGEQGVLRYRGYPIEQLAQHSTFIEVSYLLIYGELPTKEQLENFTSKINRHTLLHEDLKRFFDGFPRDAHPMPVLSSAVAALSTFYQDSLNPFDEPNVELSTVRLLAKVPTIAAYAYKKSIGQPFLYPDNSLGLVENFLRMTFGLPAEPYEIDPDVAKALDLLFILHADHEQNCSTSTVRLVGSSEANLFASISAGIMALFGPLHGGANSAVLEMLSNIKADGGDVDDFVKRVKNREQGVRLMGFGHRVYKNYDPRAKIIKKTADEILAKISGGDELLDIAKALEERALSDDYFVERKLYPNVDFYTGLIYRALGFPTKYFTVLFALGRLPGWIAHWREMIQDPATKIGRPRQIYTGEKEREYKPLSQR from the coding sequence ATGTCCGACGCGACTGCGGGGCAGGCCGGGGGCGAGAAGGCCGTACTCCGCCTGCCGAGTGGCGAGCACGAGCTGAACGTTGTTCGTGCCGTCGAGGGCGCACCCGGTATCGAACTCGGGAAGCTGCTCGCACAGACGGGCTACATCACCTACGACCCCGGCTTCGTGAACACGGGGGCTGCTTCCTCGGCCATCACCTATATCGACGGTGAGCAAGGGGTCTTGCGCTATCGTGGCTACCCGATCGAGCAGTTGGCACAGCACTCGACGTTCATCGAAGTCTCCTACCTGCTGATCTACGGCGAGTTGCCGACCAAGGAGCAACTCGAGAACTTCACATCCAAGATCAACAGGCACACCCTGTTGCACGAGGATCTGAAGCGGTTCTTCGACGGCTTCCCAAGGGACGCGCACCCGATGCCGGTGCTGTCCAGCGCCGTGGCCGCACTGTCGACCTTCTACCAGGACTCGCTCAACCCCTTCGACGAGCCCAACGTGGAACTGTCGACGGTTCGGCTGCTGGCGAAGGTGCCGACGATCGCGGCGTACGCCTACAAGAAGTCGATCGGGCAGCCATTCCTTTACCCGGACAACTCGCTCGGCCTGGTGGAGAATTTCCTGCGGATGACCTTCGGGCTGCCCGCCGAGCCGTATGAGATCGACCCGGATGTGGCCAAGGCGCTCGACCTGCTGTTCATCCTGCACGCCGACCACGAGCAGAACTGTTCGACCTCGACCGTGCGGCTGGTCGGTTCGTCGGAGGCCAACCTGTTCGCCAGCATCTCGGCGGGCATCATGGCGCTGTTCGGTCCGCTGCACGGCGGCGCGAACAGTGCGGTGCTGGAGATGCTTTCGAACATCAAGGCCGACGGCGGCGACGTCGACGACTTCGTCAAGCGCGTGAAGAATCGCGAGCAGGGCGTTCGGTTGATGGGCTTCGGGCACCGGGTGTACAAGAACTACGACCCGCGCGCGAAGATCATCAAGAAGACCGCTGACGAGATCCTCGCCAAGATCTCCGGTGGTGACGAACTGCTCGACATCGCCAAGGCGCTGGAGGAGCGCGCGCTTTCCGACGACTATTTCGTCGAGCGCAAGCTTTATCCGAACGTCGATTTCTACACCGGGCTGATCTACCGCGCCCTCGGATTCCCGACGAAGTACTTCACCGTGCTGTTCGCGCTCGGCAGGCTGCCGGGCTGGATCGCGCACTGGCGGGAGATGATCCAGGACCCGGCCACAAAGATCGGCCGTCCTCGCCAGATCTACACCGGCGAGAAGGAGCGAGAGTACAAGCCGCTTTCGCAGCGCTGA
- a CDS encoding TetR/AcrR family transcriptional regulator — MRPTHPRTRRQQALLADLERLFLAEGFVAFTLDDLAAKLRCSKSTLYALAPSKEQLAVKVVAHFFKGAAERIEQRIEHIADPREVVETYLAGVADELGRTSAAFMVDVSAFEPARAVYELNSQVAARRLRSFIAAGVEQGVFREAHADVIAELAALLIEAIQTGVVRARTGVRDAEAFAALAQLLLGGVLRGEGAPD; from the coding sequence GTGCGGCCCACTCACCCCCGTACCCGCCGTCAGCAGGCACTGCTGGCCGATCTCGAGCGGCTGTTCCTCGCGGAGGGATTCGTCGCGTTCACACTTGACGATCTCGCGGCGAAACTGCGCTGCTCGAAATCGACTCTGTACGCGCTGGCGCCGAGCAAGGAACAGTTGGCCGTCAAGGTCGTCGCCCACTTCTTCAAAGGCGCGGCCGAGCGCATCGAACAGCGGATCGAGCACATCGCCGACCCGCGAGAGGTGGTCGAAACCTATCTCGCAGGGGTCGCCGACGAATTGGGCAGGACGTCGGCCGCCTTCATGGTCGACGTCAGCGCGTTCGAACCCGCCAGGGCTGTCTACGAGTTGAACTCCCAGGTCGCCGCCAGGCGGCTTCGCTCGTTCATCGCCGCCGGTGTTGAGCAAGGGGTGTTTCGCGAAGCGCACGCCGACGTGATCGCCGAACTGGCCGCGCTGCTGATCGAGGCAATCCAGACCGGCGTGGTGCGTGCCCGCACCGGAGTACGAGATGCCGAGGCTTTCGCCGCGCTGGCACAACTGCTGCTCGGCGGCGTGCTGCGCGGCGAGGGTGCGCCGGACTAG
- a CDS encoding TetR/AcrR family transcriptional regulator: MEAQRHTSVGTRSTLANTRGRTSATRVPDDVLLDAAKTCVLSAGVRRTTLAEIARTAGVSRMTLYRRFPDVRSMLIALMTREFSALLRKAIDDTPPASTARQRLVDGAVGAVRALVANPLMRTVLDVDAQLVLPYITQRLGSTQRLAEEALGAIVTEGHRDGSVRRTEPAVQVRAVLLVVQSFVLSLRPATADVGEQALLSELRHILDSALAA, translated from the coding sequence ATGGAAGCGCAACGTCACACTTCGGTCGGGACGCGCAGCACTCTCGCGAACACCCGCGGTCGCACGTCGGCCACCCGCGTTCCCGACGATGTGTTGCTCGACGCGGCGAAGACCTGCGTGCTCAGCGCGGGCGTGCGCAGGACGACGCTGGCGGAGATAGCGCGCACCGCCGGTGTCAGCAGGATGACCCTCTACCGGCGGTTTCCCGACGTCCGCAGCATGTTGATCGCGCTCATGACGCGTGAGTTCAGCGCGTTGTTGCGCAAGGCGATCGACGACACCCCACCCGCGAGTACCGCAAGGCAGCGACTGGTGGACGGCGCCGTCGGCGCCGTACGAGCGTTGGTGGCCAACCCGCTGATGCGCACGGTGCTCGATGTCGACGCCCAGTTGGTGCTGCCCTACATCACCCAGCGCCTCGGTTCCACGCAACGGCTCGCCGAAGAGGCGCTCGGGGCGATCGTGACCGAGGGCCATCGCGACGGCTCCGTCCGCAGGACCGAGCCCGCCGTGCAGGTGCGCGCGGTGCTGCTGGTGGTGCAGTCGTTCGTGCTTTCACTGCGGCCCGCCACCGCGGACGTCGGCGAACAGGCCCTGCTCTCCGAGCTGCGGCACATTCTCGATTCGGCGCTCGCGGCATGA
- a CDS encoding ABC transporter ATP-binding protein has protein sequence MQHHALELDSVSKRFGNLVALDGVSFEVRPGELFGFVGSNGAGKTTAMRIVLGVLEADAGEVRFDGHPINHETRTRIGYMPEERGLYPKMKVSDQLVYLARLHGMSSDRAHQSAQTWISRLGLADRRGDEVQKLSLGNQQRVQLAAALVHDPAVLVLDEPFSGLDPIAVDVMSSVLREKAAAGVPVVFSSHQLDLVERLCDRVGIIRAGRIVACGAVAELTEGAGTRITVTAPLAPQGWAAELSGVKVLSQEGETTVVELAPGTDDQIVLKAALATGPVREFTKTHPSLVELFRNVVADQKEEAR, from the coding sequence GTGCAGCATCATGCGCTTGAGCTCGACAGCGTCAGCAAACGGTTCGGCAACCTGGTCGCACTCGACGGGGTCAGCTTCGAGGTGCGGCCCGGCGAGCTGTTCGGGTTCGTCGGCAGCAACGGAGCGGGCAAGACCACCGCGATGCGGATCGTGCTCGGTGTGCTTGAGGCCGACGCGGGAGAGGTTCGCTTCGACGGCCACCCGATAAACCACGAGACCAGAACCCGGATCGGGTACATGCCGGAAGAGCGTGGCCTCTACCCGAAGATGAAGGTCTCGGACCAGCTCGTCTACCTGGCTCGGTTGCACGGCATGTCCTCCGATCGCGCTCACCAGAGCGCACAGACGTGGATCTCCCGGCTGGGACTGGCGGACCGGCGCGGTGACGAGGTACAGAAGCTCAGCCTCGGTAACCAGCAGCGGGTACAGCTCGCAGCGGCACTGGTACACGATCCCGCCGTGCTCGTACTCGACGAACCGTTCTCCGGGCTGGACCCCATCGCCGTGGACGTGATGAGCTCGGTGCTGCGCGAAAAGGCCGCGGCCGGTGTGCCCGTGGTGTTCTCAAGCCACCAGCTCGACCTGGTGGAGCGCCTGTGCGACCGCGTCGGGATCATCCGCGCGGGCAGGATCGTGGCCTGCGGCGCGGTTGCCGAGCTGACCGAGGGCGCGGGGACGAGGATCACCGTCACGGCACCGCTCGCGCCGCAGGGCTGGGCCGCCGAGCTTTCCGGAGTGAAGGTGCTTTCGCAGGAAGGCGAGACCACCGTGGTGGAGCTCGCCCCCGGCACCGACGATCAGATCGTGCTCAAGGCGGCGTTGGCGACCGGGCCGGTTCGCGAGTTCACCAAGACGCACCCTTCGCTGGTCGAGCTGTTCAGAAACGTCGTCGCCGACCAGAAGGAGGAGGCCCGATGA
- a CDS encoding phosphotransferase family protein yields the protein MSTAASAALASATRLAGPSATLDTVQPLAGGSHATTHLIRTRNPQREMVLREFPAGDSAAVDEGRVLTALDTLGGLAPRLLARSTVNDGEPSWVLISRLPGKADIIPDHPHAWATQLGRALARIHNADAAVAANLDTVFNRRGYRARLSGPAARIVDDAWTNEIVPAPMVLTHGDYQSGNVIWDNGILTGVIDWEGAARGPAGYDIGWCRFDLYLLYGEHLADVFLSAYEEASGTGVRKPWLWDLWTLARSHQAVETWVPNYRGLGRHDLTAAELRRRHTSWTQELLQRHQTP from the coding sequence ATGTCCACCGCTGCATCCGCTGCGCTCGCTTCCGCGACCAGGCTGGCCGGGCCTTCCGCAACCCTGGACACCGTTCAGCCACTCGCGGGCGGCTCCCATGCCACAACTCACTTGATCCGAACCCGCAACCCGCAACGCGAGATGGTCCTGCGCGAGTTCCCAGCCGGTGATTCTGCGGCCGTGGACGAGGGACGGGTGCTCACCGCACTCGACACCCTGGGTGGCCTCGCACCACGACTTCTCGCACGCAGCACCGTCAACGATGGAGAACCATCGTGGGTGCTGATCAGCCGGCTGCCCGGTAAAGCGGACATCATCCCGGACCACCCACACGCCTGGGCGACGCAGCTCGGACGCGCCCTGGCACGCATCCACAACGCCGACGCGGCCGTCGCCGCGAACCTCGACACGGTCTTCAACCGCCGGGGATACCGTGCCCGGCTGTCCGGCCCCGCTGCGCGCATCGTCGACGATGCCTGGACGAACGAGATCGTCCCCGCACCAATGGTGCTGACCCACGGCGACTACCAATCCGGGAACGTGATCTGGGACAACGGCATCTTGACCGGGGTCATCGACTGGGAAGGCGCCGCCCGCGGGCCAGCCGGGTACGACATCGGCTGGTGCCGATTCGACCTCTACCTGCTCTACGGCGAACACCTTGCCGACGTGTTCCTCTCGGCGTATGAAGAAGCCAGCGGCACCGGGGTTCGCAAGCCATGGTTGTGGGACCTGTGGACACTCGCCCGCTCGCATCAGGCCGTGGAAACGTGGGTCCCGAACTACCGTGGCCTTGGTCGCCACGATCTCACGGCCGCCGAGCTCCGCCGACGCCACACCTCATGGACGCAAGAACTCCTTCAGCGACACCAAACCCCATAG
- a CDS encoding glycerol-3-phosphate dehydrogenase/oxidase: protein MIRASLTARRRDEELAALASGERVDVIVLGGGVTGAGIALDAASRGLSVALVEAVDLAYGTSRWSSKLVHGGLRYLAHGDVALAWESAVERDILLRRTAPHLTRALAQLFPSYAHSSRAGQAITAAGLHAGDALRRAAGTPASLLPRPRSIPAAQALALAPGLRRSGLRGGLLSFDGALTDDARLVIALARTAAAHGARILTRLAATQVTADRVLARDELTGEQVELRARQVVNATGVWAGRLVPSVRLRPSRGSHLVLDTRGTGLSETAVMVPVPGERNRFVFLLPQPGGKAYLGLTDEPMTGEPPDVASAPRSDVDFLLRTASTVLARRLDSDDVLGSFAGLRPLVDTPGGRTADLSRKHVVLTDESTGVITVVGGKLTTYRRMAQDAVDAAVTAAGLRAGEVRTAALPLIGAADRAALSAVEAEPRLVAKYGTEAPRVAALGEVDRRLARPLFDGCETTGAEVVWAVRHEGALDADDVLHRRTRLGLVPGEAEAARARVSELVDRALRGLSETR, encoded by the coding sequence ATGATCAGGGCCTCGCTGACCGCCCGGCGGCGCGACGAGGAACTGGCCGCCTTGGCCTCGGGTGAGCGCGTGGACGTCATCGTTCTCGGTGGTGGTGTCACCGGTGCCGGGATCGCGCTGGACGCCGCCTCGCGCGGGCTGTCGGTCGCGCTCGTCGAAGCCGTCGACCTGGCGTACGGCACCTCTCGCTGGTCCAGCAAGCTCGTCCACGGCGGTCTGCGCTACCTCGCACACGGCGACGTCGCGCTCGCGTGGGAGAGCGCCGTGGAACGCGACATCCTGCTGAGGCGCACCGCGCCGCACCTGACCAGAGCGCTCGCGCAACTGTTCCCTTCCTACGCGCACTCCTCGCGGGCTGGGCAGGCGATCACGGCGGCGGGCCTGCACGCGGGCGACGCCCTGCGCCGCGCCGCGGGCACGCCTGCTTCGCTACTACCGCGGCCACGTTCGATCCCGGCCGCGCAAGCGCTTGCCCTCGCACCCGGACTGCGTCGCAGTGGCCTGCGCGGCGGCCTACTGTCCTTCGACGGCGCGCTCACCGACGACGCCCGGCTGGTGATTGCCCTTGCCAGAACCGCCGCCGCCCACGGAGCTCGGATACTGACGAGGCTCGCGGCCACCCAGGTCACCGCAGATCGGGTGCTCGCCCGCGACGAACTGACCGGCGAGCAGGTCGAACTGCGTGCGCGGCAGGTGGTGAATGCCACGGGCGTGTGGGCGGGCAGGCTCGTCCCTTCCGTGCGGCTGCGGCCCTCCCGCGGTTCGCACCTCGTCCTCGACACGCGGGGAACCGGGCTTAGCGAAACCGCCGTCATGGTGCCGGTTCCCGGTGAACGCAACCGGTTCGTATTCCTGCTGCCGCAGCCCGGCGGCAAGGCGTACCTCGGCCTCACCGACGAACCCATGACGGGCGAGCCACCCGATGTCGCGTCGGCACCTCGGTCCGATGTGGATTTCTTGTTGCGGACCGCCTCCACCGTGCTCGCGCGCAGGCTGGATTCCGACGACGTGCTCGGCAGTTTCGCGGGACTGCGCCCACTGGTGGACACGCCTGGAGGCAGGACGGCGGATCTCTCCCGAAAGCACGTGGTACTCACCGACGAGTCCACCGGTGTCATCACCGTTGTCGGCGGCAAGCTGACGACCTATCGCAGGATGGCACAGGACGCCGTGGACGCCGCGGTAACGGCGGCCGGGCTGCGGGCGGGAGAAGTTCGCACGGCAGCGCTTCCACTGATAGGCGCCGCCGACCGGGCCGCATTGTCCGCAGTGGAGGCCGAGCCGCGGCTGGTGGCCAAGTACGGCACGGAGGCACCGCGCGTCGCCGCGCTCGGCGAGGTCGATCGACGACTCGCGCGACCGCTTTTCGACGGCTGCGAGACGACGGGGGCCGAGGTGGTGTGGGCGGTGCGGCACGAGGGTGCGCTGGACGCTGACGATGTGCTGCACCGCAGGACCCGGCTCGGCCTCGTACCGGGGGAAGCCGAGGCGGCGAGGGCACGCGTGAGCGAGCTTGTCGACCGCGCACTGCGTGGCTTGAGCGAAACGAGGTGA
- a CDS encoding ABC transporter permease gives MSDSLRPSTAVRLVAQRELNTRLRTRGFLIGTLVILAAIAGYLLLQISVFSGMSTTTVGLTGQATAIAQPLRQAADHIGMDVETRQIADRAEGRAQVSAGELDALVSGSVADLRVLVKSDLDEQLRGLLDGISQQQVLQAKLLEAGMSPQQVLGEVGSTRVEVSSVERPDPERGQRVVVAMVLMFLLYMGITTYGTMVAQGIVEEKSSRVVEILLSTVRPWHLLLGKVIGLGLVGLVQLAVLGVAGLAMASVTGALTITGIATGTLLWGLLWYVLGFFLYATVFAGAGSLVSRQEDMQTVLMPITIVLVGGFISGFTVIQQPDSTAATVLSLIPPLSPILMPSRIATGTASGVEIGLALLLTVATIAALTWLGGRVYRAAVLRTGARVRLKDALRVG, from the coding sequence ATGAGCGACTCGCTGCGACCCTCCACTGCCGTCCGGCTCGTCGCCCAGCGAGAACTCAACACCCGGCTGCGCACGCGCGGGTTCCTGATCGGCACGTTGGTGATCCTGGCCGCCATCGCCGGTTACCTGCTGTTGCAGATCAGCGTGTTCAGCGGGATGAGCACTACCACCGTGGGGCTGACCGGGCAGGCGACCGCGATCGCGCAACCGCTGAGACAGGCCGCGGACCACATCGGCATGGACGTCGAGACGCGGCAGATCGCTGATCGCGCCGAAGGCAGGGCGCAGGTGTCGGCTGGCGAGCTCGACGCCCTGGTGTCCGGTAGCGTCGCCGACCTTCGCGTGCTCGTGAAGTCCGATCTGGACGAACAGCTTCGTGGGTTACTCGATGGCATCTCGCAGCAACAGGTGTTGCAGGCCAAGCTACTCGAGGCGGGCATGAGCCCGCAGCAGGTGCTGGGCGAGGTCGGCTCCACGCGGGTTGAGGTTTCCTCCGTCGAACGGCCCGACCCCGAACGCGGGCAGCGAGTTGTCGTGGCCATGGTGCTGATGTTCTTGCTGTACATGGGCATCACCACCTACGGCACGATGGTCGCGCAAGGCATCGTCGAGGAGAAGTCCAGCAGGGTCGTCGAGATCCTGCTTTCCACGGTGCGGCCGTGGCACCTGCTGCTGGGCAAGGTGATCGGTCTCGGACTGGTGGGGCTGGTGCAGTTGGCCGTGCTCGGTGTCGCGGGGTTGGCGATGGCGAGCGTTACCGGGGCCCTGACGATCACCGGTATCGCCACGGGCACGTTGCTGTGGGGCTTGCTGTGGTATGTGCTGGGCTTCTTCCTCTACGCGACCGTGTTCGCGGGCGCCGGGTCGCTGGTTTCGCGGCAGGAGGACATGCAGACGGTGCTGATGCCCATCACCATCGTGCTGGTGGGTGGGTTCATCTCGGGCTTCACGGTGATCCAGCAACCGGACAGCACCGCGGCCACTGTGCTGTCCCTGATCCCGCCGCTGTCGCCGATCCTGATGCCCAGCCGCATCGCCACGGGCACTGCGAGCGGGGTGGAGATCGGACTGGCGCTGCTGCTGACGGTCGCTACCATCGCGGCCCTGACCTGGCTGGGCGGGCGGGTCTACCGTGCGGCCGTGCTGCGCACGGGCGCCAGGGTTCGCCTCAAGGACGCGCTGCGAGTGGGCTGA
- a CDS encoding acyl-CoA dehydrogenase family protein translates to MPAQRLLPTTEAEDLLALTREIARDELAPVAGEYEEACRFPREQFRLLGRSGLLGLPYSRRWGGAELPYEVYLQVLEEIAASWMSVGVGLSVHTMSCFPLAHYGTDQQRDRWLPGMLEGDLLGAYALSETQAGSDAAALATRARRDGDAYVVNGTKAWVTHGGKADFYTTMVRTSAESAGGSGISCLLVDAETEGLSAAEPERKMGLTASTTAQLIFDNARVDAERLIGAEGEGLKIALSALSSGRLGIAACSVGLAQAALDEAVAYAKQRVQFGKPVIDFQGVEFLLADMAAAVESARATYLDAARRRDRGMPFQRQSSIAKLVATDAAMKVTTDAVQVLGGAGYTRDFPVERYLREAKVPQIFEGTNQIQRMVIARELRKM, encoded by the coding sequence ATGCCTGCGCAACGCCTGCTGCCCACCACCGAGGCCGAGGACCTGCTGGCACTCACTCGCGAGATCGCACGCGACGAGCTGGCCCCGGTCGCGGGCGAGTACGAGGAGGCCTGCCGGTTTCCCCGTGAACAATTCCGGCTGCTCGGCAGGTCGGGCCTGCTCGGGCTGCCCTACTCGCGGCGATGGGGCGGCGCGGAGTTGCCCTACGAGGTGTACCTGCAGGTTCTCGAGGAGATCGCGGCCTCGTGGATGTCGGTCGGAGTCGGCCTTTCGGTGCACACGATGTCGTGCTTCCCGCTGGCGCACTACGGCACGGACCAGCAACGCGACCGGTGGCTGCCCGGCATGCTCGAGGGCGACCTGCTTGGCGCCTACGCGTTGTCCGAAACGCAGGCGGGCTCCGACGCCGCCGCGCTGGCGACCCGGGCACGCCGGGACGGCGACGCCTACGTGGTCAACGGCACGAAGGCGTGGGTCACCCACGGCGGCAAGGCGGACTTCTACACCACCATGGTGCGCACCTCCGCCGAGTCCGCAGGCGGCAGCGGCATCAGCTGCCTGCTCGTCGACGCCGAAACGGAAGGGCTTTCGGCCGCCGAACCCGAGCGCAAGATGGGGCTCACCGCGTCGACCACCGCCCAACTGATCTTCGACAACGCCCGCGTCGACGCCGAACGGCTCATCGGCGCGGAGGGAGAAGGGCTCAAGATCGCACTCTCTGCGCTCTCCTCAGGCAGGCTGGGCATCGCGGCGTGCTCGGTGGGCCTTGCGCAGGCAGCGCTGGACGAAGCCGTCGCCTACGCCAAACAGCGCGTACAGTTCGGCAAGCCCGTCATCGACTTCCAGGGCGTGGAGTTCCTGCTCGCCGACATGGCCGCCGCGGTGGAATCGGCGCGCGCGACCTACCTCGACGCCGCACGGCGACGCGACAGGGGCATGCCGTTCCAGCGGCAGTCCTCGATCGCGAAACTGGTCGCGACCGACGCCGCGATGAAGGTCACCACGGATGCCGTGCAGGTACTGGGTGGCGCCGGGTACACGCGCGACTTCCCGGTCGAACGCTACCTGCGTGAGGCAAAGGTGCCGCAGATCTTCGAAGGCACTAACCAGATCCAACGCATGGTGATCGCCCGCGAACTGCGCAAGATGTGA
- a CDS encoding carbohydrate kinase family protein, with translation MIVSGGEALVDLVPAGSTMELLAPRLGGGPYNVALAAARLGAPTAFLSRISTDRFGQALLDRLRESGVDTSLIQRGSEPTTLAVVALDGANARYSFYTEGTADRFVVDPGPLPESTTVLSLGTLGMVLQPGAEVYETVLRREAGRGVLTALDPNIRADLIVEPNAYRARFSSWLPHVRLLKMSLQDAEWLAGGADVTAAVRGWLDSGPQAVVLTRGDEGLSVLTARGEVAGVPTVLVDVVDTIGAGDTVQGALLAWLVRREVTDLASLDTADWRAALGFAARAAAHTVSRSGAEPPTAEEMSPGV, from the coding sequence GTGATTGTCTCCGGTGGCGAAGCGCTCGTCGACCTGGTTCCCGCCGGGTCCACTATGGAGCTGCTCGCTCCCCGGCTTGGCGGAGGGCCGTACAACGTCGCACTCGCGGCGGCCAGGTTGGGTGCCCCGACCGCCTTTCTGTCCCGGATCTCGACGGATCGGTTCGGGCAGGCGTTGCTCGACCGGCTTCGCGAGTCCGGTGTGGACACATCGCTGATCCAGCGCGGATCGGAGCCCACGACGCTGGCTGTGGTCGCGCTCGACGGCGCGAACGCGCGGTACTCCTTCTACACCGAAGGCACGGCCGACCGCTTTGTCGTCGACCCAGGCCCGCTCCCGGAAAGCACGACGGTGCTGTCGCTCGGCACTCTCGGGATGGTGCTGCAACCCGGCGCCGAGGTCTACGAGACCGTGCTCCGCCGCGAAGCGGGACGGGGTGTGCTGACCGCCCTCGACCCGAACATCAGGGCGGATCTGATCGTCGAGCCGAACGCCTACCGTGCCCGGTTCTCGTCCTGGCTGCCACATGTGCGGCTGCTCAAGATGTCGTTGCAGGACGCGGAATGGCTCGCGGGCGGAGCCGATGTCACGGCTGCTGTCAGGGGCTGGCTCGACTCGGGCCCGCAGGCCGTCGTGTTGACCAGAGGCGACGAGGGACTGTCCGTACTGACCGCACGCGGCGAAGTCGCCGGCGTACCGACCGTGCTTGTGGACGTCGTTGACACCATCGGTGCGGGGGACACCGTCCAAGGCGCACTGCTCGCGTGGTTGGTCCGGCGAGAAGTGACAGACCTGGCATCACTCGACACAGCGGACTGGCGGGCGGCGCTCGGGTTCGCGGCGCGGGCGGCAGCACACACGGTGTCGCGTAGCGGTGCGGAACCGCCGACGGCCGAGGAGATGTCTCCAGGCGTGTGA
- a CDS encoding aldose 1-epimerase family protein has protein sequence MANPTGEQFELTRGNARAVVTEIGAGLRAFEIGGVPYLETFAAEEEPPKAAGQVLLPWPNRTRDATWTYDGEPQRLEVTEQRRGNAIHGLVRRKVWQLLEHAESSITFAVDITDEPGWPVPLHTLIHYELAPRELVVTHEVRNEGACAVGFGVGTHPYFRIGDVPTDELTLTVAASRVRPYVEDEQVPFGEETDVTGTEHDLNHGRIVGGLDLDTTFGGLLAGEDGRYHHLLSHGDTTLDVWAERDFRWVQIFTPAELTGRGRAVAIEPMTCPADALNSGTDLITLEPGESWRGSWGVRVELRRR, from the coding sequence ATGGCGAATCCGACGGGGGAACAGTTCGAGCTGACCAGAGGCAACGCTCGCGCCGTGGTCACCGAGATCGGTGCGGGGTTGCGTGCCTTCGAGATCGGCGGGGTGCCCTACCTCGAGACGTTCGCGGCCGAGGAAGAGCCGCCGAAGGCGGCCGGCCAGGTGCTGCTGCCGTGGCCCAACCGCACAAGGGACGCGACGTGGACCTACGACGGCGAGCCGCAGCGACTCGAGGTGACAGAGCAGCGGCGGGGCAACGCCATTCACGGTCTGGTCCGGCGAAAGGTTTGGCAACTGCTCGAACATGCCGAGTCGAGCATCACGTTCGCGGTGGACATCACCGATGAGCCCGGCTGGCCCGTCCCGCTGCACACGCTGATCCACTACGAACTCGCGCCGCGCGAACTGGTGGTGACTCACGAGGTGCGTAACGAGGGTGCCTGCGCCGTCGGGTTCGGAGTCGGCACGCATCCGTACTTCCGGATCGGGGACGTGCCGACCGACGAGTTGACGTTGACGGTGGCCGCTTCGCGAGTGCGACCCTACGTCGAGGACGAGCAGGTGCCCTTCGGTGAGGAAACCGACGTCACCGGCACCGAGCACGACCTCAACCACGGCCGCATCGTCGGAGGTCTGGACCTCGACACGACGTTCGGCGGGCTGCTTGCGGGCGAGGACGGCCGCTACCACCACCTGCTGTCCCACGGCGACACCACGCTCGACGTGTGGGCGGAGCGCGACTTCCGCTGGGTGCAGATCTTCACTCCCGCGGAGCTGACCGGCAGGGGGCGGGCGGTCGCGATCGAGCCGATGACGTGCCCCGCCGACGCGCTCAACTCGGGAACGGATCTGATCACCCTGGAACCCGGTGAGTCCTGGCGGGGCAGTTGGGGTGTGCGCGTGGAACTTCGGCGGCGATAG